Proteins encoded together in one Carassius auratus strain Wakin unplaced genomic scaffold, ASM336829v1 scaf_tig00214282, whole genome shotgun sequence window:
- the LOC113091768 gene encoding gap junction beta-4 protein-like, whose product MNWMSLQVLLGGVSQYSTVFGRVWLSVVFVCRVLVFVVAIQQVWSDEQKDFICNTAQPGCTNVCYDHYFPISHIRIWALQIIFVTCPSLMVVAHVKYREMKNEKYTNVHKGEHLYANPGKKRGGLWYTYILSLVFKAGFDACFLYILYHIYHFDMPRVVKCTEEPCPNKVDCYISRPTEKKIFTFFMVVTSSLCIFMCICEMFYLITKKIRKCLLKQHQRLLQHDYKRVDPTASSNQNLSNFKKAKVTGGEKDSEPA is encoded by the coding sequence ATGAACTGGATGTCCTTACAGGTCCTGCTTGGCGGGGTTAGCCAGTACTCCACTGTATTTGGGCGTGTCTGGCTATCGGTGGTGTTTGTGTGTCGTGTCCTGGTGTTTGTGGTGGCCATTCAGCAGGTGTGGAGTGATGAACAGAAAGATTTCATCTGCAACACCGCCCAGCCGGGTTGTACTAATGTCTGCTATGACCATTATTTCCCCATCTCCCACATCCGTATTTGGGCTCTCCAGATCATTTTTGTCACTTGCCCGTCTCTCATGGTGGTGGCTCATGTCAAGTATCGTGAAATGAAGAATGAGAAGTACACCAATGTCCACAAGGGTGAACACCTGTATGCCAACCCAGGAAAGAAGCGCGGAGGGCTATGGTACACCTACATCCTCAGCCTGGTGTTCAAAGCTGGCTTTGATGCATGTTTCCTCTATATTCTGTACCACATTTATCATTTTGACATGCCAAGAGTTGTCAAATGCACTGAGGAACCTTGCCCAAATAAAGTTGACTGCTACATCTCCCGTCCTACAGAAAAGAAAATCTTCACCTTCTTTATGGTGGTCACTTCATCACTCTGCATTTTCATGTGTATCTGCGAGATGTTCTATCTGATTACCAAGAAAATTCGCAAGTGCCTGCTTAAACAGCATCAACGCCTTTTACAGCATGATTACAAAAGGGTGGATCCAACGGCTTCATCCAACCAGAATCTCAGCAACTTTAAAAAGGCAAAGGTCACAGGAGGAGAGAAGGATTCAGAACCAGCATAG
- the LOC113091769 gene encoding peflin, whose amino-acid sequence MSYRYGQGYQGPGGNAPQHQPPPGAPYGGGPAGGQYGSPYGGAPPGQQYGGGAPYGSYGQPGPRAPSGGGQAPGGPYGGYGQPQGGPYSQQAPAGNIPPGVNPEAYQWFCTVDTDRSGYINGKELKQALMNSNNTSFNDETCMMMLNMFDKTKTGRVDVIGFSALWMFLQQWRAVFQQFDRDRSGSINSNEMHQALSQMGYNLSPQFIQELVNRFSARGVNGVLQLDRFIQVCTQLQSMTQAFREKDTGMTGNVRLSYEDFLSGAVTRLV is encoded by the exons ATGAGTTATCGATACGGACAG GGTTATCAGGGGCCAGGGGGTAATGCTCCCCAGCACCAGCCGCCTCCAGGGGCACCGTATGGAGGTGGTCCCGCTGGTGGACAGTATGGTTCACCTTATGGCGGTGCCCCTCCAGGGCAGCAGTATGGTGGAGGAGCTCCATACGGGTCTTATGGTCAACCTGGTCCAAGAGCGCCGTCCGGTGGGGGCCAAGCTCCAGGTGGTCCTTACGGAGGTTATGGACAACCCCAGGGTGGACCGTACAGTCAGCAGGCACCTGCAG GTAACATTCCTCCCGGTGTGAACCCTGAGGCCTACCAGTGGTTTTGTACTGTGGATACAGATCGTAGTGGCTACATTAACGGAAAAGAACTGAAGCAAGCACTCATGAATTCCAACAACACCTCTTTCAATGACGAAACCTGCATGATGATGCTCA ATATGTTTGACAAGACCAAAACCGGACGTGTAGATGTAATTGGTTTCTCTGCACTGTGGATGTTTCTGCAGCAGTGGAGGGCAGTGTTCCAACAGTTCGACCGCGACCGATCTGGATCAATTAACAGCAATGAGATGCaccagg CATTATCTCAGATGGGCTACAATCTGAGTCCTCAGTTCATTCAGGAACTGGTGAATCGTTTCTCTGCTCGTGGTGTGAATGGGGTTCTCCAGCTGGACCGCTTCATTCAGGTGTGCACGCAGCTTCAGAGCATGACCCAAGCATTCCGTGAGAAAGACACAGGCATGACTGGCAATGTGAGGTTGAGCTACGAAGACTTCCTTTCTGGTGCCGTTACCAGACTGGTGTAA
- the LOC113091758 gene encoding small integral membrane protein 12: MWPVIWTAARTYAPYVTFPVAFVVGAVGYHLEWFIRGTPNAPGEERGIAEQREDRKLEELTGQDSTQVLSLKDKLEFTPRAVLERNRPEKS; the protein is encoded by the coding sequence ATGTGGCCAGTAATCTGGACTGCAGCGCGCACTTATGCGCCCTATGTGACCTTCCCAGTGGCCTTTGTGGTGGGAGCTGTTGGATACCACCTTGAGTGGTTTATTCGGGGAACTCCTAATGCCCCAGGAGAAGAGAGGGGCATTGCGGAGCAACGGGAGGATAGGAAATTAGAGGAACTGACCGGTCAGGACAGCACACAGGTCCTCAGCCTGAAGGACAAACTGGAATTCACACCAAGGGCAGTGCTGGAAAGAAACCGACCGGAGAAGAGCTAA
- the LOC113091756 gene encoding gap junction alpha-6 protein-like yields MSRADWGFLEHLLEEGQEYSTGVGRVWLTVLFLFRMLVLGTAVESAWDDEQSDFVCNTKQPGCESVCYDKAFPISHFRFFVLQVIFVSAPTIFYFGYVALRTRNAKRSEGKPEEEGRTQRHSKTNEFKLEVIKEEEEVSNEKEIEKNHKPQVPSKLKGKLLCAYATSLVLKILIEIGFIVGLWILYGFVIKAKYECERFPCPHTVDCFVSRPTEKTIFTIYTQVIAAVSVLLNVVELLHLIQLAVTHRLERRYQCEEEINKLIRATSSRKAPARAQIPSFEGKKHLFLPVAHDCYPTSGLDWDKRDPTLTEDMLPSYTKCMSNVKSAITKNNLHKKHHRTEDKRRHYV; encoded by the coding sequence ATGTCCAGAGCTGACTGGGGTTTTCTGGAGCACCTGCTAGAGGAAGGTCAGGAGTACTCGACTGGCGTGGGGCGAGTGTGGCTAACCGTGCTCTTCCTCTTCCGCATGCTTGTGCTTGGCACAGCGGTTGAATCTGCATGGGACGACGAACAGTCTGACTTTGTCTGCAACACCAAACAGCCTGGCTGTGAGTCCGTCTGTTATGACAAGGCCTTTCCCATCTCCCACTTCCGTTTCTTCGTTCTGCAAGTCATCTTCGTCTCAGCACCAACCATTTTCTACTTTGGCTACGTGGCCCTGAGGACTAGAAATGCAAAGAGGTCAGAAGGTAAGCCAGAAGAGGAGGGGAGAACACAGAGACATAGTAAAACCAACGAGTTTAAGCTGGAGGTAAtaaaggaggaagaggaagtgagCAACGAGAAGGAAATAGAGAAAAATCACAAACCTCAAGTCCCTTCAAAGCTCAAAGGCAAACTGCTGTGTGCTTATGCGACCAGCCTTGTGCTAAAGATTCTCATTGAGATTGGCTTCATTGTGGGTCTATGGATCCTTTATGGGTTCGTTATCAAGGCCAAGTACGAGTGCGAGAGGTTTCCCTGTCCTCACACGGTGGACTGTTTTGTCTCCCGACCCACAGAAAAAACAATCTTCACCATATACACGCAGGTCATTGCCGCAGTCTCTGTTCTCCTCAACGTTGTGGAGCTTCTCCATCTAATTCAGCTAGCTGTAACCCATCGACTAGAGAGGAGATATCAATGCGAGGAGGAGATTAATAAACTTATTAGAGCGACTTCTTCTAGAAAAGCACCAGCTAGAGCTCAAATACCATCATTTGAGGGGAAAAAACATCTCTTTCTTCCTGTGGCGCATGACTGCTACCCTACATCAGGGTTAGACTGGGATAAAAGAGATCCTACTTTAACAGAGGACATGCTCCCTAGCTACACAAAGTGCATGAGCAATGTGAAATCTGCCATAACTAAAAACAATCTTCATAAAAAACATCACAGGACTGAAGATAAACGGAGACATTATGTATGA